A section of the Methanosarcina mazei S-6 genome encodes:
- the argS gene encoding arginine--tRNA ligase yields MFLELKAQATSILKEAIRKAGFEVEDSELQFETSPHADLASRAAFRLAGIHRQNPKDLASRIVSAVEIPEGSFIGKVSAAGPYINFFAGKHYLNGTVNAVLKEKEKFGCGAPKDRILLEHTSANPNGPLHVGHIRNSIIGDTLARILRRAGYDVEVQYYVNDMGRQIAVVSWACERFELDLSRKSDSAIADVYIKANVELDKNPGYIKEIDALMEKVEAGDVRTIEHFDKAVSLAVAGIKETLLRLNVAHDKFVSESTFLKSGAVHDIVERIKATGRTKTDKGALVVDLSDYGFEKTLVIQRSNGTSLYTTRDLAYHEWKAGQADRIIDVFGADHKLISGQLRATLNAIGVKEPEVVIFEFVSLPEGSMSTRRGQFISADDLFDRVTGAAFEQVETRRPETSYEFKKQVAEAVGLGAVRYDIVRVSPEKSTVFNWKEALDFEKQGAPYIQYSHARACSILEKAKEEAAWNPDKEIDPSLLVEDSEIDLIKKMAMFDSVIDLGARELKPHVLAIYARELADAFNQFYRFVPVIAAEDENVRAARLALVDCARVVLANSLDTLGIIAPESM; encoded by the coding sequence TTGTTCCTGGAACTCAAAGCTCAGGCTACATCAATCTTAAAAGAAGCTATTCGAAAAGCAGGGTTTGAGGTTGAGGATTCCGAACTTCAATTCGAAACCTCTCCTCATGCTGACCTTGCAAGCAGAGCCGCATTCAGGCTTGCGGGCATTCACAGGCAAAACCCAAAAGATCTGGCGTCACGCATCGTTTCTGCAGTTGAAATTCCTGAAGGCTCATTTATAGGAAAAGTGAGTGCCGCAGGTCCTTATATTAACTTCTTTGCAGGAAAGCACTACCTTAATGGAACGGTGAATGCTGTCCTTAAAGAGAAAGAGAAGTTTGGCTGCGGGGCTCCAAAGGACAGAATTCTCCTTGAACACACCTCGGCAAACCCAAACGGTCCCCTTCATGTAGGGCATATCCGTAACTCAATTATAGGGGATACTCTTGCCCGCATCCTCAGACGCGCAGGATACGACGTGGAGGTCCAGTATTATGTTAATGATATGGGCAGACAGATTGCTGTAGTATCATGGGCGTGTGAACGCTTTGAGCTTGACCTCTCCAGAAAGTCCGATTCCGCAATTGCTGACGTATATATTAAAGCCAATGTTGAGCTGGACAAAAACCCTGGGTATATAAAGGAAATTGATGCCCTCATGGAAAAGGTGGAAGCCGGAGATGTCAGGACTATCGAGCATTTTGATAAGGCAGTTTCTCTGGCTGTTGCAGGTATCAAGGAGACTCTGCTCCGTTTAAATGTGGCTCACGATAAGTTCGTAAGTGAGTCCACTTTCCTTAAGTCCGGTGCAGTCCATGATATTGTTGAACGCATCAAGGCTACAGGCAGGACAAAAACGGACAAAGGAGCTCTTGTTGTTGACCTTTCGGATTACGGGTTTGAAAAGACTCTTGTTATCCAGCGTTCAAACGGCACTTCTCTCTACACAACCCGCGACCTTGCTTACCACGAATGGAAAGCCGGGCAGGCAGACCGCATAATTGATGTTTTCGGAGCCGACCACAAGCTTATTTCCGGCCAGCTCAGGGCTACTCTGAATGCGATCGGAGTCAAAGAGCCTGAGGTTGTAATCTTTGAGTTTGTCTCTCTGCCTGAAGGCTCCATGAGCACCCGCCGCGGGCAGTTTATAAGCGCGGACGATCTTTTTGATAGGGTCACTGGAGCTGCTTTTGAACAGGTCGAAACCCGCCGCCCTGAAACATCATATGAATTCAAAAAGCAGGTTGCAGAAGCAGTAGGACTTGGTGCGGTCCGCTACGATATAGTCAGGGTTTCTCCCGAAAAATCCACAGTCTTCAACTGGAAAGAAGCTCTTGATTTTGAGAAGCAGGGAGCTCCTTACATCCAGTATTCCCATGCGCGTGCCTGCAGCATCCTTGAGAAAGCAAAAGAGGAAGCAGCCTGGAATCCTGATAAAGAGATTGACCCCTCTCTCCTTGTCGAAGACAGCGAGATCGATCTTATTAAGAAGATGGCGATGTTTGACAGCGTCATCGACCTTGGAGCTCGTGAACTCAAGCCCCACGTTCTAGCTATTTATGCCCGCGAACTTGCCGATGCCTTCAACCAGTTCTACCGTTTCGTTCCGGTTATTGCAGCCGAGGATGAAAATGTCAGGGCTGCAAGGCTGGCTCTTGTGGACTGTGCCAGGGTCGTCCTTGCAAATTCTCTTGATACTCTTGGAATTATTGCCCCTGAATCAATGTAA